Below is a genomic region from Salvelinus namaycush isolate Seneca unplaced genomic scaffold, SaNama_1.0 Scaffold342, whole genome shotgun sequence.
ctatttatgatgttaattcgttgttctgttgaaaaatgttaaactattattccgccattaatttcggtgcggtctcgctttaacgcacgctgtatgtcgtagtaacgttaattttaaaaatctaacactgcggttgcattaagaactaatgtatctttcatttgctgtccaacctgtattttttagtcaagtttatgattagttattgattagattaggtgcctctcccaagatttctcccgacattttgtttgcagcttggctactattctcattgtataaccacaatttgtgccgctaaatatgcacattttcgaacaaaccattgtgtttgtgtaatatgatgttataggactgtcatctgatgaagttttgagaaggttagtgaaaaatttaatatcttttgctggtttattcgctatcgctaacgtgcatgaatcaatgctgctgtgtggttggttattgtagtaagctaatataatgctatattgtgttttcgctgtaaaacacttaaaaaatctgaaatattggctggattcacaagatctttgtctttcatttgctgtacactatgtatttttcataaatgttttatgatgagtatttaggtaattcacgttgctctctgtagttattctagttgctttggtgagagttgtgatggtggctgcaatgtaaaactatgatttatacctgaaatatgcacatttttcgatcaaaacatatgctatacaataaatatgttatcagactgtcatctgatgaagttgtttcttggttagtgactatttatatctttatttggtcgaatttgtgatagctacctatgcagtaaaaaaatggtgggaaaaaaaagttgtgtcttttgctatcgtggttagctaatagaaatacatattgtgtcttccctgtaaaacattttaaaaatcagaaatgatggctggattcacaagatgtgtatctttcatctggtgtcttggacttgtgatttcatgatatttagatgctagtatttacttgtggcgctatgctaggctatgctagtcagcttttttactgatgagggtgctcccggatccgggattgggaccaaCTAGAggttagcgtcccagataaagctgTCTGTTTTCTGTTTAAATTCATTGTGTTGGGCTCATTTAATATTTTTTCATATAAATACCAATCATTTCTACTTCACCGTCAGCCCATTTTAAATATGAACTGCatagtaatgtaaaagttgtattttttaaagatccaatacgtaatattgtacacttctcATAATTacgttttagtccagagagtccagaaaagttatctagatcttcaatgagacattacAGGGATCTAGCTAGCAGACTAAATATAAAACTTGAGtaatcggcatacatggacacctttgtttctaagccttggatttctaatcctctaatgttgttatttgatATGATTTAATAGCtggcatttcgatggccataacgaatagatatggtgacacggacacccttgtttaactcttcttgacaattcaaaactctctgagaagtagccgctTTTTACacttttacacctggggttgctatccAGTACGTTTACCCATTTCTAAGAGAATCACCGAAATTGTAAACATCCAGGCATTTTATGAATACATTTCTAGtccgtaattgcctgtagaccctgtcacatacGTCTCTTGTCTGGGACATTGAATTGCGATTCCATTGTGTCCCTATACTGACATtctgcttgtttgattgccttgcagagggaataactacactcttTATATTCAGCTTTATTCCccgacctctttccatggttgaatgcggtggtttgcgctttcagttttgcgcgaatgctgccttCTATCCAAAGGTTCTGgttggggtaggttttaatagtaaCACTGGGTACAACCTCTCCAATGCACATTCTAATAAATTCACTCACAGAGTCGGCGTATAAATCGATTTTATTGTCTGAGGCTTCCCGGAATatttcccagtccacgtgatcaaaacaatcttgaagcttCAATTCCGAtgggtcagaccagcgttgaatggttttAGTCACAGGTACATCCTgcttgagtttctgcctatagggcGGTATgagcaagatggagtcgtggttggatttgccgaaaggagggcgggggagggccttgtatggaTCGCGGAAGTTAGATTaacagtggtcgagtgttttgcTCGAGCAGGTACGAAAGTCAATGTGCTGGTAAAATTGAGGTAGTCTTGTTCTCAAAATAGCTTTCCTAACATCCGCAGCTTCAATAAATCAGCCTGAGGATATATGGCTTCCGGGGGAAGGGGGGAGTATACACGGCCGTGactataatcaaagagaattgtcttgggagataatacggtcggcatttgactGTATGGATTTCTAGTTcaagtgaacaaaaggacttgagttactGTATGTTCATAAACCACCACCCTTCcacttaccagagagatgttttttTCTGTCGGCGCGACGCATGAAGAAACCCGATGGCTGTatcgactctgacaacatatcccgagtgagcaatgtttccgtgaaacatagaatgttacaatctctaatgtctctctggaaggcaactcgtgccctaatttcgtccaaAAATTACTACATAATTTCCAAAGGActtgaagcgaggcgaccatctctgtctgcGCCATCTTTTGATCATTTAGCTTCCTCCTTTACAATATAATTTGGAGAATCACAGGTAACAACATTTTTGtaaatagattacattagatggTTCTAGAATAAGTTCATCCATttcttttagtttttcctctaatTTATTTTGCATCACTGTAGTTCTTTTTTTGCTTCCTGTACCATTAGAGAAtgtatttcccttgttagtcctGACTCTTTAGCCAGCAACTGcttttttattgttgttgaaaATTGAATTGAATAACCTCTCAAGttacatttaaaggtatcccacacaataaggggatttgctgaacaTATGTTGTACTGGAAAAATTATATTATAAATGATTTTGTCTAAGTTCACAATAAATTGTCacccagtaaactttgattacaTGTCCAATATCCCCATCCACGTGGACATTCCGTAAGAGTTATGTGAAAGCCAATTAGATGTTGATCCGATCGCATTCGGTCTCCTATTGTCCATTGGTTTGATTTGGGATGAGCACAGCAGTACCACAACGACAGTACCACGGGACATATTAATGATGgtataatataaataaaaaattaactgTGTGGATCACGCCGCCTGTTCCTGGTTGCTGATATTCtggttcgcctaatttcagtttgacaaaagtatagtGTCGCATCATTGTATCATCTAAACTGcaatgaaatatattttcagaCCAAAAAGTACTATTTTCAGCTGTTGAACACTGGTGTACAAAAATGTCACTCATCATTGTATTAGCGCACTACAGATCTACCACTTAGACTTGATTTCAATGAGGGATAGATCAATGTTGGTGTATTGCCAAAATATGTGGGACAGTGCCAGAGATACCTTTGAGGAGATGGGGAAACTCCATTGGCATCATatcaacttcttatggctgcaggggcagtattgagtagcttggatgaaaggtgcacagaggtgcccagagtaaacggcctgctcctcagtcatagttgctaatatatgcatattattagtagtattggatagaaaacactctgaagtttctaaaactgtttgaattatgtctgtgagtataacataactcatatggcaggcaaaaaccagagaaaaaatccaaacaggaagtggaaattctgaggctgatggattttcaaccaagatctcattgaaatcacagcgagatatggatgagtttgcacttcctacggcttccactagatgtcaacagtctgtagaaccttatgtgatgcctctactgtgaaggggggccgaatgagaggggaattagtcaggtctgccatgacctgaccattctttgaccatgcgcgttcacatgagagggagctctgttccatcgctcatctgaagtcaatgtaattctccgtttggaacgttattcaagatttatgttaaaaatattctaaagattgattcaatacatcgtttgacatgtttctatggactgttacggaacttttggacatttcgtcaggttttagtgaacgcactTCCCTGACGTAGGATTTGGTTACCAAACAcactacaaaaatagctatttggacataaatgatggacattaccgaaaaaaacgaacatttcttgtggaagtgggagtcctgggagtgcattccgaagaagatcagcaaaggtaagtgaagatttataatctttttatgagttttgttgactgcacaatttggcggggaactgtatggcttgcttttgtggctgaacgctgttttcagattattgaatattgtgttttgccctaaagctttttgaaatctgacacagcggttgcattaagaacaagtgtatctctaattctatgtaaaacatgtatctttcatcaaagtttatcatgagtatttatgttatttgacgtggctctgcaaCTTCTCCGGAttttttggaggcatttctgaacatggcgccaatgtaaacggaggtttttggatataaatatgaacttaatcgaacaagacatatatgtattgtgtaacatgaagttccatgagtgtcatctgatgaagatcatcaaaggttagtgattcattttatctctatttgtgctttttgtgactcctctctttggctggaaaaatggttgaatttttctgtgagttggtggtgacctaacataatcgtttgtggtgcttttgctgaaaagcctatttgaaatcgaacactttagtgggattaacaacaagattacctttaaaatggtataagatacatgtatgtttgaggaattttaattatgagatttctgttgttagattttggcgccctgcactttcactggctgttgtcatatcgatcccgttttccgggattgcagccataagaagttttaatgccCATTTTGTATGTTGCCCATACGTTGTCAATGGCCTCCTCAGTGCGTTCTGGACTATTCTGGAACAAGGAGAGCTcttcaaggagtgaatgggaatcaattgggCGCTAGCTGAAAAACCCAACTTTAGCATGAATTCCGTGAACAAGTGCAAAATTGCAACTTTAATCCGAGATGTTTGATAATATCGTATTGCTTTAAAATAGTGACATTATCTACTTTTGAGGAAAATAGGCAGGTTTCTCGACTTTGAGAAGGCATTGCGTGATGATTAGCCTAGCAACCGTCTGACGCATTATGACAACGTGAATGTGATTCGTCAAAAGTTTGTGGGGCGTTATACGTTTCTCCAATCATTGCCAATGGGAGTTTATCTCCTACTGTTCTCTAAAAATGGAAAGCAGCCTTAGCAAGTTTTCCAAAAATATCACCAACATGTATCCTGCTTCACAAGAGGATCCAGCCTGCTTGACCATGTACAAGCAAAACATCCGTGATaagtacagcggtctaaggcactgcatctcagtgctagggacgttactacagacccgggttcggcCGGTGGGGCTTTACTTGACCCAAGTCACCAGTTGAatggcgtttcctccgacacattgatacatctggcttccaggttaattaacttctctaggatagggggcagcattttcacatttggatgtgtgcccagagtaaactgcctcctactaggtcccagatgctaatatatacatattattattagtattagtattggatagaaaacactctgaagtttctaaaactgtttgaatcatgtctgtgactataacataacgtatttggcaggcaaaaccccgaggacaaaccattcagatttaaattttttgaggtcactctcttttcaatgtgttttcattgggaatccagatttctaagggaccttcctgtagttcctatcgcttccactggatggcaacagtctttagaaattggttgaggtttttcctttgagaaatgaaggagtagccatgttcagaatgagtttccagtgaagtgtactgttagttagAGGTGCGTgaccagaaggcatgctacacattgttttcctccggtattgaacacagatcatcccgtcttcaattttatcgattatttacgttaaaaaataccgaaagttgtattacaaaagtagtttgaaatgtttggacaaagcttacaggtaaatgttgagatattttgtagtcacgttgtgcaagttggaactgatgtttttctggatcaaacgcgccaaataaatggacattttggatatatatcaacggaattaatcgagcaaaaggaccatttgtgatgtttatgggacatattggagtgccaacagaagaagctcgtcaaaggtaaggcatgaattatatctttatttctgcgttttgtgtcgcgccgggaggcttgaaatatgatggtctgtgattgttagctggggtgcaaTCCTCAAACTGCATCGCTTGGCAAGGACTTCAGACTATCACAGACTGCAAAAGGCAATCCTGCTGTGCCATGCCCAccaaagccttgagacaattgagacatggattctgCCATTTAGTTGAAACCCCCTCGGGCGGATTACGtcagtagtccagtcgtgaaggatcggcggggctccataTCGGCAATTAAAGGGGTCCAGgcaaattggcaaaataggtattgtagcttAAGGAGTGGATGaaggacctcttcagctagccgaaAGATGGGCCTAGCGTAGGCTaactccaggctaattggtgcttgcttcgggacagagacgttagccaggagaagccaatcggataacagctagctagctgcgatgacccaggtgaaaaggttcagagcttgcggtaggaatccggagatatggagaaaaataagtcTGATTTGCTCTGGTtgtgctgtgcagactggcaaggGTTGTCTGGGCTAAAGGTAGCTGATGAccactagcagtggctagctgactactatctagtagctagttagctggctagctgctgttggGGGTTCCCGTtaaaaagtaaagaaaatagcagaatCATACCACATGACCAGCGCatcttcaacttcaggaggctggAGATATGTGGCTAGTCCTCTAAGGCCCTCATGAACTTCTACATGTGCACCATTGAGAGGATCATGTAGGGCTGTATCAACGCCTGGTACAGAATTTGCAACAGCAGGGCTCTCAAGATGGAGGTGTGGTCagtccaacgcatcaccgggggcaaactgcctgccctccagtacATCTACAGCACTCGATGTCAAAAGAagaccaagaagatcatcaaggatctcaGCAACTCGAGccattgcctgttcaccctgctaccatctagaaggagatgatagtacaggtgcatcaaagctgtgacCAAGAGACTGAGAAACTGGAGATAGAAgtttctatcaccaggccatcggACGTTGTAATAGTAATCTCTAGCCGGCCTCCGTCCAGAACCCTGCCCAAACTTAGCCACTGTTAAAAGCAGGGTACTGGGCTGATACCACCTGGTACTCTACCCTGTACCATAGAGACTGCTGtcatatgtacatagtcattcaacacgggtcactttaataatgtttacagtaGAGTAACTGTACTTGGTATCTGTGGTCACCAAACTGCCTTCAAGCGCAGCGGTATCCCTTCACAGGAGTGGCAACTGGGAACATATTAATGCACAAAATCAATCGGACCAGCCTTTCCGGACCGTGGCTGTGAAGCCTGATAAGTGCAACACCCAAAGGGCTCGCACGTTGAAGGGCAAGGCACCTGTCACCAGAACAACACATTATGGGGATCtgaccatagagaatgatagtcACAGTATATCATCTTTATATGTGTCCCAATATGGTGTCCGTGAGCCCACGGGCAGCTCCATTCCAATCAAATAACAAATGTAATTGCATTAGAGACAATAGAGACAATATTGATTTGATTAAATTAGACAATTTTCTTCTATAATTTCTATGAGTTGGCAAAGACACTAAAAGGATGCACAGCGCAACAGAGTGTTTTGTTTGAAAAGGGACTGTATGAAGCCAAATCTGGCAATTCACTGCCACCAACAGTTATGCAGTGTTTGCACAAGAGTATAattaattggctgatccctcgTGATTGAAtcattttcattttatttatctgttattttaccaggtaaatcgactgagaacacattctcatttacaacaacgacctggggaatagttacaggggaaaggagggggatgaatgagccaatcgtAAACTGGGGATtcttaggtgaccgtgatggtttgggtgccagattgggaatttagtcaGGACACCAAAGTTAACActcctactcttacgataagtgccatgggatctttaatctttaaacctatgtaaaatatgttttttttctgaatttttatactgagtatttctgtgtttgaatttagcgcccagcagtttcactggctgttgaagaggtgggacgctaccgtctcacttgcccaagagaggttactgatctcagagagtcaggacacccgtttaacatcccatccaaatgacagcaccctacacagagcagtgttccCGATCACAGCCCTGGGGCCTTGGGATATTTTTTacaccagaggaaagagtgcctcctgctggccctccaacaccacttccagcagcatctggtctcccatccagggactgacatTGACCaatcctgcttagcttcagaagcaagccagcagtggtatgcagggtggtttGCTGCTggcaatgtatactgaacaatgGAGAAATGAATAATGGGGTGcattcagcaagttgcaacattttggaaggttataaaaaaaatatgctGTGTTTAACAAATATGTCTCTCCGAGATGTAGAATAATTAAAAACATTGTCTCTAATCGTGAAATGTATATCTGCAATGCTCAAAGGTTTTGCAACTGAATGTGGCCCGTGTGATTCTTCCTTAACAAAGATCCCCACCTAgatgactactttaaaatgttggaagccctcaatggcaatgttcatgtcaaaatggattttatccacctagagtcctctatctaactccatGAGACTGACCCAatagccaggtatagaccagcAAACGCCGGCCCCTATTGCAATGAGGTGCACCTGGAGACAAATAGATACACCTGGGTTAAATAAGACATGTCACATAACATAAATACCAGGTGTATTGGGTCTTGTTATCATCAGTTGCATTTTCTCTGTACCTACCACTCCTGTACCTGGAATCATGTGCATGTTCAGACTGATGGTGGTCACATGTGAGTATACAAAATCTGTATCTGATGCAGATTAGAATTTAAATACATATGACCAAATATTTGTAATTGAAGTATATGTCATATGATTTGAGGGACATTCAGTCCCTATTGTGCAAAGAAGTATTCAAAAATAATCATATAACAAATGTCACATTTTGTGCCTGGAATAAGAGACCAAATGCTCAACTTGACTATAATACACTTAGTATAACtgaaatgctggagtatagagaccAATGCTGAATTGTAGCTTCATGGTCCAAGTGCATATGATGTTGAATGTTGCTGAACTAGCTGTGTGATGTTTCAGTGCTGGCTGCAGCTTGCTGTACACTAACGGATggaggtactgtatgtaatactGATGATACTACTTAACCAAGCTAATGTGAGCGGTGTGTAATTCCTGTTTATTTGTCCTGGCAGCAATCAGCATCACGTGTGAAGGCTCTGATGCTTTACTGCAATGTGGTAAGCTAGTCAACCCTACAGTATACTCACCGACCACCTATGATAGTTTCTACTGTAGATTAGCATCACTAGCCCACACCATAGAGACCCATACTTGGCTCTCCTTTGTCCCTCACCTTTCTCCTTTTCAttccctcttccccatctccctcAGATGGAGGTAAGATTCAAATCAAGCGTGCCAACTATGGTCGTCGTCAACACGATGTGTGTTCCATTGGGCGCCCCGATAACCAACTCACCGACACCAACTGCCTCAGCCAATCCACCAGCAAGATGGCAGAAAGGTACTGGAACATGTGCTGTTTACCTGTAGGAACTCCTTGACTAGTGTTAACCAGCAAGATGGCAGAAAGGAATACATGACCTCTACCTGTCTTTGACACAGATGCGGTGGGAAGAGCGAGTGTGTTGTGCCGGCATCCAATTTCGTTTTTGGAGACCCCTGTGTCGGGACTTACAAGTACCTGGACATCAAATACTCCTGTGTCCAACAGCAAGAAACAAGTCAGTCTCTCAATGTGTGCTAATAACACTTAGTGGTGGGCACCAATATACAGAATTAGATTCAACGTACTATCGGTATGACTGTGGCATGTTGGGATATTGTTTAATACTCCTACCCACTTTACTCTTTTGTAAAAGAGTGTACTCTGCTGATAGCTAGAAAAGGAATAGAATAGGTTGGTTCCCCTATGGTACCAGCTTGCTAACTATGTTTTATTAAATGCTGTCTTATGGCCACAACGTGTTTCATACGTGCATTTGTTTCTCAACGTGTAAACCACCCTCACCTGCTAACTAACCCTAGCTGGCCAACAAGCTGTGGTTATTGAATAATGTAGCCGGCAACAACTTTAGTTAGCGTAGCCTATAggcaggtcagagacctggaagtgtggtgccaagacgacaaaggagctgattgtggactacaggaagcgGAGGGCTGAGCCCCTCCCTACCAGGAGGCAAAACATTTTTGGTATCAGCCCCCCCGAACCtcaattctacagctgcaccattgagagctttttgactggctgcatcgaCACTAGGTATGGCATCTGactgcaaggtgctacagagggtagtgtgtacggcccagtacatcactcaggctgggctccctgccatcAGGATCTCGACACCACGTGTGTCTGAAGGCCCTACATACAGACtcgagccacccaagtcatactgGTCTCTGCTACTCCATAACAGATGGTACGGGTGCACCAactctggaaccaacaggaccttgAATGGCTTCTACTTcctccaagccataaaactgctgaatgaCTACCCTGaccatctgcattgaccctttttgcagtaACCTTTTCGACTTGTCTCATATGCTGCTGCTGTTCcttgttatatgtacatatctcgCTCAATT
It encodes:
- the LOC120040327 gene encoding L-rhamnose-binding lectin CSL3-like; the encoded protein is MCMFRLMVVTLLAAACCTLTDGAISITCEGSDALLQCDGGKIQIKRANYGRRQHDVCSIGRPDNQLTDTNCLSQSTSKMAERCGGKSECVVPASNFVFGDPCVGTYKYLDIKYSCVQQQETISSIICEGSDSQLLCDRGEIHIQRANYGRRQHDVCSIGRPHKQLKNTNCLSPSTTSTMAKRCDGERQCIIKVSNSVFGDPCVGTYKYLDVAYTCY